One segment of Pleomorphomonas sp. PLEO DNA contains the following:
- the cbiB gene encoding adenosylcobinamide-phosphate synthase CbiB, translating to MAPLEFLLVALLSLGLEALIGYPDLLFRRIGHPVTWMGALIGLLDRTLNRDELDADRRRLNGVLAAIINVMASALVAAAVGSISGLTGPIAGPCLAAVFGSTLLAARSLHVHVAAVADAMRRGGLDAGRLAVGRIVGRNPAHLDAAGVCRAAIESLAESFSDGVTAPLFWMAVLGLPGAAAYKAINTADSMIGHKTPRHLAFGWASAKLDDLVNLPASRLTAWAIVAAALADDGASAAEALRAIDRDARRHKSPNAGWPEAAMAGALGLRLNGPKVYGDTRVEDAWMGDGRAEVTAYDIDRALRLYRRALLLIAAVLGLVWLGLVILAFG from the coding sequence ATGGCTCCGCTTGAGTTCCTCCTCGTCGCCCTCTTGTCTCTCGGCCTGGAAGCGCTGATTGGTTATCCCGATCTTCTCTTTCGGCGGATCGGGCATCCAGTCACCTGGATGGGAGCGTTGATTGGCCTTCTCGATCGCACGCTCAACCGCGATGAACTCGATGCGGACCGCCGCCGGCTGAACGGTGTCCTCGCCGCCATCATCAATGTGATGGCGAGTGCCCTCGTCGCCGCGGCGGTGGGTTCGATATCCGGCCTGACTGGTCCCATCGCCGGACCTTGCCTTGCCGCTGTGTTCGGCTCGACGTTACTGGCCGCCCGCAGCCTGCATGTCCATGTCGCCGCCGTTGCCGACGCCATGCGTCGGGGCGGACTCGATGCCGGACGGCTTGCCGTGGGCAGGATCGTCGGCCGCAATCCAGCCCATCTCGACGCTGCCGGCGTCTGCCGTGCCGCCATTGAAAGTCTGGCCGAGAGCTTTTCCGACGGTGTCACGGCGCCCTTGTTCTGGATGGCGGTTTTGGGTTTACCGGGAGCAGCCGCTTACAAGGCGATCAACACAGCCGATTCGATGATCGGCCACAAGACGCCCCGTCATCTCGCTTTCGGTTGGGCGTCGGCCAAGCTCGACGATCTCGTTAACCTCCCCGCCTCGCGCCTGACCGCCTGGGCCATCGTGGCGGCGGCGCTTGCCGACGACGGCGCCTCAGCGGCGGAGGCCTTACGGGCGATCGATCGTGACGCTCGTCGCCACAAGTCGCCCAATGCCGGCTGGCCGGAAGCGGCGATGGCCGGTGCCCTCGGCTTGCGCCTCAATGGACCCAAAGTTTACGGAGACACGCGGGTCGAGGATGCCTGGATGGGCGACGGACGCGCCGAGGTGACCGCCTACGACATCGACCGGGCGCTGAGGCTCTATCGACGGGCACTGCTGTTGATTGCCGCGGTGCTGGGGCTTGTCTGGCTCGGCCTTGTCATCCTCGCCTTTGGCTGA
- a CDS encoding STAS domain-containing protein: MPPFEQSKISYDLAAVLDASSIHELYARIEPLVSETTLLTLNAAAVERLGTQAVQLFVATARALEMNGGRLAIVNTTPTFREAYADLGLTAELGARSPLNAEKDTHG, encoded by the coding sequence GTGCCACCATTCGAACAAAGCAAGATTTCTTACGATCTGGCCGCTGTCCTCGACGCGTCCAGTATCCATGAACTCTATGCGCGGATCGAACCTCTCGTTTCAGAGACCACACTTCTGACGCTGAATGCCGCGGCCGTCGAACGCCTCGGCACACAAGCCGTCCAGCTATTTGTTGCAACCGCCCGCGCGCTCGAAATGAACGGTGGCCGGCTCGCGATCGTGAATACCACGCCAACCTTTCGCGAAGCCTATGCCGACCTCGGCCTTACCGCTGAACTCGGCGCCCGGAGCCCCCTAAATGCCGAGAAAGATACTCACGGTTGA
- a CDS encoding response regulator: protein MPRKILTVDDSRTMRDMVSYTLKGAGFEVLEAEDGLKALGVLATTRVDLIITDINMPNMDGVTLVKRVRAGGAHASTPILILTTESGDERKASGKAAGATGWIVKPFAPEKLLSVVNKVCPA from the coding sequence ATGCCGAGAAAGATACTCACGGTTGACGATTCCAGGACCATGCGTGACATGGTCTCCTACACGTTGAAAGGGGCCGGCTTCGAAGTCTTGGAAGCTGAAGATGGGCTGAAGGCGCTTGGCGTCCTCGCCACCACCCGCGTCGACCTGATCATCACCGACATCAACATGCCCAACATGGACGGCGTAACGCTGGTGAAGCGCGTACGCGCCGGAGGAGCACATGCGTCGACGCCCATTCTGATCCTCACGACCGAATCAGGTGATGAAAGGAAAGCCAGTGGCAAAGCGGCCGGCGCCACGGGCTGGATCGTCAAGCCCTTCGCACCGGAGAAATTACTCTCCGTCGTCAACAAGGTCTGCCCTGCCTGA